A single window of Plasmodium reichenowi strain SY57 chromosome 14, whole genome shotgun sequence DNA harbors:
- a CDS encoding splicing factor U2AF large subunit, putative: MWKKLTSLKNSNCKSDVSNIEENDKKNVKKSDTQNEDSEKKSTGTSNGMLSIKKKNTNETDKTDQYNLDLNKKKKTSNKEIEEQKEILKDDTKEVIVDDDTNIKENDNHKNELISSNNIKKEKYEKDLECNEERIHNDKKMNHCHDKEENEKENEDKQSKQIDIKEVKNSIEKIKEKFGKNVDEKIKRYESLEKKKDAHSVKNKTGNRNSTSRSRSRNRNRSKDRYLNKRKTIEVHSNSEENKQGKRRTKSRERSIEYRKKSKDKWRDRSKEKGRQRSKDRSKERSRQRSRDRWRDRSRDRWGLDRRRSRYKDSRDRNKFSHHSRSISSDEEHYSKNKKRTKRKKSRHNIDKDSYSSSSDSTHRRRNRKSSSSNDTRKDDNNSIQKKRKKSKWDTVDESSLNNNLLNNSVSGIFQKSSLTVTGNLIAQNNKITDLSRNPYEQDTDKKQRKLYIGNIPPNSKQEDVVDFFNNSILAVIKDSSLDVKIGDVQLMPVIKCEIFNSDSRFCFLEFRTVQITWLCLKLDSIPYNNYCLRIGRPHDYIPPPEGDPAFTTVFTDINMDVFEKLRPSKPVNVKTSSDEENRLYIQNLPHDLKDEQIKDLLEQFGNLKAFNIIKDLNTGLNKGYGFFEYEDSSCTQLAIHALNGFVCGQNILNVKKATFNKQPTTITTNNNMNNQNPNFIALPNNSDVPVTLLPSSISQKILSNSIIGLQVQASRKIGEKSSKVVQLTNAVFQEDLIVDSQYEEILKEVKEEAEKYGTLQNIVIPKPNKDLSYTEGVGKIFLHYADEATARKAQYMFNGRLFEKRVVCAAFYSEEHFLKGKYVLS, translated from the coding sequence ATGTGGAAAAAGCTTACTTCACTTAAAAATAGTAATTGCAAATCTGATGTAAGTAAtatagaagaaaatgataaaaaaaatgtaaaaaaaagtgatacacaaaatgaagattccgaaaaaaaaagtacaGGAACTAGTAATGGTATGTTaagtattaaaaaaaaaaatactaATGAAACTGATAAAACAGATCAATATAATTTagatttaaataaaaaaaaaaaaacaagtaataaagaaattgaagaacaaaaagaaatattaaaagatgATACCAAAGAAGTTATTGTAGATGATGATACgaatataaaagaaaatgataatcataaaaatgagCTTATCTCcagtaataatataaaaaaagaaaaatatgaaaaagatCTAGAATGTAATGAAGAAAGAATTCACAATGATAAGAAAATGAATCATTGTCATGATAAAGAGGAAAACGAGAAGGAAAATGAGGATAAGCAAAGTAAACAAATAGACATTAAGGAAGTTAAAAATTCTATTGAAAAGATAAAGGAAAAATTTGGAAAAAATGtagatgaaaaaattaaaagatatgaaagcctggaaaaaaaaaaagatgcACATAGTGTGAAAAACAAAACTGGAAATAGAAATAGTACAAGTAGAAGTAGAAGCAGAAACAGAAATAGAAGCAAAGATAgatatttaaataaaagaaaaacaatAGAAGTGCATTCAAACAGTGAAGAAAATAAACAAGGGAAAAGAAGAACAAAAAGCAGGGAAAGAAGTATTgaatatagaaaaaaaagtaagGATAAATGGAGAGATAGAAGCAAAGAAAAAGGTAGACAAAGAAGTAAAGACAGAAGCAAAGAAAGAAGTAGACAAAGAAGCAGAGACAGGTGGAGAGACCGAAGCAGAGATAGATGGGGTTTAGATCGTAGAAGGAGTAGATACAAAGATAGTAGAGATAGAAATAAATTCTCACATCATAGTAGAAGTATAAGCAGTGATGAAGAAcattattcaaaaaataaaaaaagaacaaaaagaaaaaagtcAAGAcataatatagataaagATTCTTATTCAAGTTCTTCTGATAGTACACATAGAAGAAGAAATAGAAAATCTTCTAGTTCAAATGATACAAGaaaagatgataataattctatacaaaaaaagagaaaaaaaagcaaATGGGATACAGTAGATGAATCttcattaaataataatttattaaataacaGTGTAAGCGGTATATTTCAAAAATCCTCATTAACCGTAACAGGAAATTTAATAGctcaaaataataaaataacagATTTAAGTAGAAATCCATATGAACAAGATACGGATAAAAAACAAAGGAAATTATACATTGGTAATATTCCACCAAATTCTAAACAAGAAGATGTTGTagatttttttaataattctaTTTTAGCTGTTATAAAAGATTCAAGTTTAGATGTTAAAATAGGTGATGTGCAATTAATGCCAGTTATCAAATgtgaaatatttaatagTGATTCAAGATTTTGTTTCCTAGAATTTAGAACAGTGCAAATTACTTGGTTATGTCTAAAACTTGATTCTATACCTTACAATAATTATTGTTTAAGAATAGGAAGACCACATGATTATATACCTCCACCTGAAGGAGATCCTGCATTTACTACTGTATTCACAGATATTAATATGGATgtttttgaaaaattaagACCTAGTAAACCAGTAAACGTCAAAACTAGTAGTGATGAAGAGAATAGATTGtatatacaaaatttaCCACATGATTTAAAGGatgaacaaataaaagatTTATTGGAACAATTTGGAAATTTGAAGGctttcaatattattaaagaTTTAAATACAGGCCTAAATAAAGGATATGGTTTTTTTGAATATGAAGATAGTTCGTGTACACAACTAGCTATTCATGCTTTAAATGGTTTTGTATGTGgacaaaatatattaaatgtcAAAAAAGCTACATTCAACAAACAACCAACTACTATTActactaataataatatgaataatcAAAATCCAAATTTTATAGCATTACCTAATAATAGTGATGTACCAGTAACTCTTTTACCATCATCCATATCGCAAAAAATTTTAAGTAATTCAATTATAGGATTACAAGTTCAAGCATCAAGAAAAATTGGTGAAAAATCATCCAAGGTAGTACAATTAACTAATGCAGTATTTCAAGAAGATTTAATTGTTGATAGTCaatatgaagaaatattaaaagagGTAAAAGAAGAAGCTGAAAAATATGGTACATTACAAAATATAGTTATACCCAAACCAAATAAAGATTTATCGTATACAGAAGGCGTTGGAAAAATATTCTTACATTATGCTGATGAAGCAACTGCAAGAAAAGCTcaatatatgtttaatgGGCgattatttgaaaaaagGGTGGTATGTGCTGCCTTTTATTCAGAagaacattttttaaagggaaaatatgttttatcttaa